In Mongoliitalea daihaiensis, one DNA window encodes the following:
- a CDS encoding SLC13 family permease, which translates to MEADFQIVIVLGILVATVIMMVFEIFRIDVVAILTMLALGWSGVLTPDEMLKGFSSNAVISMLAVMILGYGITTTGVMERFSEAVLKKVGNDKNKIIGFLGISVGTLSAFMQNIGAAALFLPGTLDISRKTKIPATQLIMPLGFAAILGGSLTMVGSGHLILINDLLKNASLAPYDLFAVTPVGAILLIAGIVYFFLLGNYVLPKEGNASKKKTAQESLIETLQLPNNLWYYSIQEASNLNGMTTESSRIWKDFQLNLIALADGENVIYAPWRETTFKKGQILALLGSEKEAKRLAQEYGLKETIQPGIFNRLSKPDESGFAEIIIGTGSELIGQSLRDFAFRRKLALEPLILFNNGEEIKGDFSDHIFKKGDTIIVYGLWDNIRNIKNDGDFILATPIESESKNQSKAIPAIASFAFGIILTFLGVPIALAFMTGAMAMILSRVITIQQAYDSIDWKVVFLLAGLIPLGLAMQKSGAAFFLAQYVMQVVEGQSVIVLLTAITVISTIFSLFMSNVGAVVVLAPLVIGMAEIAGLDPRPLVLLAAVGVSNSFLLPTHQVNALMISAGGYQNKDYIKAGSGLTIIFIVLTVAVFYLFYI; encoded by the coding sequence ATGGAAGCAGATTTTCAAATTGTAATTGTTTTGGGGATTTTGGTGGCAACAGTCATCATGATGGTATTTGAGATTTTTCGAATCGATGTAGTAGCAATCCTTACCATGCTAGCCTTAGGCTGGTCAGGAGTACTTACGCCGGATGAAATGCTCAAAGGATTTTCTTCCAACGCGGTCATTTCCATGCTTGCAGTGATGATTTTGGGGTACGGCATTACCACTACTGGGGTGATGGAACGCTTTTCCGAAGCTGTTCTCAAAAAAGTTGGAAATGATAAAAATAAAATCATTGGTTTTTTAGGCATTTCCGTTGGTACACTTTCTGCATTTATGCAAAATATTGGAGCAGCAGCTTTATTCCTGCCTGGAACATTAGATATATCTAGAAAAACAAAAATTCCCGCTACTCAATTAATCATGCCCTTAGGATTTGCTGCTATTTTGGGTGGTTCGTTGACTATGGTCGGTTCTGGTCATTTGATTTTGATCAATGATTTGTTGAAAAATGCCTCATTAGCTCCTTATGACCTATTTGCAGTAACGCCAGTAGGCGCAATTCTATTGATTGCTGGTATCGTGTATTTCTTCTTGTTGGGCAACTATGTATTGCCAAAGGAAGGAAACGCAAGTAAAAAGAAAACTGCTCAGGAGTCACTTATTGAGACCCTTCAATTACCCAATAATCTTTGGTACTATTCCATACAGGAAGCTAGCAATCTCAACGGTATGACTACCGAATCTTCCCGAATATGGAAAGACTTTCAATTGAATTTGATTGCCTTAGCTGATGGAGAAAATGTTATTTATGCACCATGGAGAGAGACTACTTTCAAAAAAGGGCAAATTTTAGCACTTCTTGGATCAGAAAAAGAAGCGAAAAGACTTGCTCAAGAATATGGTCTAAAGGAAACGATTCAACCAGGGATTTTTAATCGCTTGAGTAAACCAGATGAATCTGGGTTTGCGGAAATTATCATCGGCACTGGTTCGGAGTTAATCGGTCAATCTTTACGGGATTTTGCATTTCGTAGAAAACTAGCTTTGGAGCCATTAATTCTATTTAATAATGGGGAAGAAATCAAAGGAGATTTTTCTGACCACATCTTTAAAAAAGGTGATACGATTATTGTATATGGCCTTTGGGATAATATCCGAAACATTAAAAATGATGGGGATTTTATCTTGGCAACCCCTATTGAGAGTGAATCAAAGAATCAATCCAAAGCTATTCCTGCAATTGCGAGTTTTGCATTTGGTATTATTCTGACATTCTTGGGTGTTCCAATAGCCTTGGCCTTTATGACGGGGGCCATGGCCATGATTTTATCTCGTGTGATTACTATTCAGCAAGCGTACGATTCCATTGACTGGAAAGTTGTATTTCTCTTAGCAGGTTTGATCCCATTAGGACTGGCCATGCAAAAATCCGGGGCTGCGTTCTTTTTGGCACAATATGTCATGCAAGTAGTCGAAGGCCAGTCAGTGATTGTCTTATTGACAGCAATTACAGTAATTAGTACAATCTTTTCCTTATTCATGTCCAATGTAGGTGCTGTAGTTGTGTTGGCCCCGTTGGTGATCGGAATGGCTGAAATTGCCGGTTTAGACCCTCGTCCTTTGGTATTGCTGGCTGCTGTCGGCGTATCCAACTCTTTCTTATTGCCAACTCACCAGGTAAATGCGCTGATGATTTCTGCGGGAGGC